A region of Amyelois transitella isolate CPQ chromosome 11, ilAmyTran1.1, whole genome shotgun sequence DNA encodes the following proteins:
- the LOC106135067 gene encoding F-box/LRR-repeat protein 16 isoform X2: protein MSSVSAQGVVERASAELSRRITGLGLRGRKRSPGVVERVANALCGPASAAAAPRVPRRRRPSPRPLVWSQFVLEDRFLEKFFLYFNANDRRNLAQVCTKWRDVLYASPRWWSGLVAVLDCRELRSSSGCCMQRFYNTLVRRGIRGVVLVSASDDDINEFIRQFPLSTHHVHAISLKGCTITDRGLEAILDHLQVLFELELTGCNEITEAGLWACLTPRIVSLTLTDCINIADEAVGAVAQLLPSLYEFSLQAYHVTDAALGYFSPKQSSSLSVLRLHSCWELTNHGVVNIVHSLPNLTVLSLSGCSKVTDEGVELLAENLPRLRSLDLSWCPRVTDNALEYIACDLNHLEELTLDRCVHITDIGVGYISTMQSLQALFLRWCSQLRDFGVQHLCGMRSLQLLSLAGCPLLTSGGLSSLIQLRQLRELELTNCPGASPELFDYLHEHLPRCVIIE, encoded by the exons ATGTCCTCGGTGTCGGCGCAGGGCGTGGTGGAACGCGCCTCGGCGGAACTGTCGCGCCGCATCACCGGGCTGGGGCTGCGCGGCCGCAAGCGCTCGCCTGGCGTGGTGGAGCGCGTGGCCAACGCGCTGTGCGGCCCGGCCTCGGCCGCCGCGGCGCCGCGCGTACCCCGCCGACGACGACCCTCTCCCAGACCACTAGTGTGGTCGCAATTTGTTTTAGAAGACAGATTTCTCGAGAAATTCTTTCTGTATTTTAACGCCAACGACAGGCGCAATCTCGCTCAAGTGTGTACTAAGTGGCGAGATGTGCTGTATGCCTCGCCGCGCTGGTGGAGCGGTTTGGTTGCGGTGCTGGATTGCCGCGAACTTCGTTCGTCCTCGGGCTGTTGTATGCAGAGATTTTATAACACGTTAGTTAGAAGAGGAATTCGAGGAGTCGTTTTGGTTTCGGCATCTGATGACGACATTAATGAATTTATAAGGCAATTCCCGTTATCCACTCACCATGTACACGCTATAAGCTTGAAAGGATGCACTATAACAGATAGAGGTTTAGAAGCTATATTAGATCACTTACAg gttttgTTTGAACTAGAATTAACTGGATGCAATGAAATAACAGAGGCTGGTCTATGGGCATGTCTAACTCCACGAATTGTCTCACTCACGCTTACTGACTGCATTAACATTGCTGACGAAGCT GTGGGCGCAGTGGCACAATTACTGCCGTCATTGTACGAGTTCTCCCTACAAGCGTACCACGTGACTGACGCGGCTTTGGGTTACTTCTCACCAAAACAGAGTTCTTCACTCAGTGTGTTGCGGCTACACAGCTGCTGGGAACTCACCAATCACGGCGTCGTTAACATTG TACACTCGCTACCAAACCTGACGGTGTTATCACTGAGCGGCTGCAGCAAAGTGACGGACGAGGGCGTGGAACTACTGGCGGAGAACCTGCCGCGTCTGCGCAGCCTCGACCTCAGCTGGTGTCCGCGAGTCACCGACAACGCGCTCGAGTACATCGCCTGCGACCTCAACCACCTCGAGGAGCTCACGCTGGACAG ATGTGTCCACATAACGGACATAGGCGTGGGCTACATCAGCACGATGCAGTCCTTACAAGCGTTGTTCCTGCGATGGTGCTCCCAGCTACGGGACTTCGGCGTGCAGCATCTGTGCGGGATGCGCTCGCTGCAACTCTTGTCTTTGGCTG GCTGCCCACTGCTCACATCTGGCGGTCTATCGAGTTTGATCCAACTTCGGCAGCTTCGCGAACTAGAGCTCACAAATTGTCCGGGCGCGTCGCCGGAACTCTTCGACTACCTACACGAACACCTTCCGCGGTGCGTCATCATTGAGTAG
- the LOC106135067 gene encoding F-box/LRR-repeat protein 16 isoform X1 — protein sequence MVVCSVAVAGCEHGAGAGSGGRGADTIRRVKVKMSSVSAQGVVERASAELSRRITGLGLRGRKRSPGVVERVANALCGPASAAAAPRVPRRRRPSPRPLVWSQFVLEDRFLEKFFLYFNANDRRNLAQVCTKWRDVLYASPRWWSGLVAVLDCRELRSSSGCCMQRFYNTLVRRGIRGVVLVSASDDDINEFIRQFPLSTHHVHAISLKGCTITDRGLEAILDHLQVLFELELTGCNEITEAGLWACLTPRIVSLTLTDCINIADEAVGAVAQLLPSLYEFSLQAYHVTDAALGYFSPKQSSSLSVLRLHSCWELTNHGVVNIVHSLPNLTVLSLSGCSKVTDEGVELLAENLPRLRSLDLSWCPRVTDNALEYIACDLNHLEELTLDRCVHITDIGVGYISTMQSLQALFLRWCSQLRDFGVQHLCGMRSLQLLSLAGCPLLTSGGLSSLIQLRQLRELELTNCPGASPELFDYLHEHLPRCVIIE from the exons atggTCGTTTGCAGTGTCGCGGTGGCGGGTTGCGAGCACGGAGCCGGGGCAGGGTcgggcgggcgcggcgcggaCACCATTCGCCGCGTGAAGGTGAAGATGTCCTCGGTGTCGGCGCAGGGCGTGGTGGAACGCGCCTCGGCGGAACTGTCGCGCCGCATCACCGGGCTGGGGCTGCGCGGCCGCAAGCGCTCGCCTGGCGTGGTGGAGCGCGTGGCCAACGCGCTGTGCGGCCCGGCCTCGGCCGCCGCGGCGCCGCGCGTACCCCGCCGACGACGACCCTCTCCCAGACCACTAGTGTGGTCGCAATTTGTTTTAGAAGACAGATTTCTCGAGAAATTCTTTCTGTATTTTAACGCCAACGACAGGCGCAATCTCGCTCAAGTGTGTACTAAGTGGCGAGATGTGCTGTATGCCTCGCCGCGCTGGTGGAGCGGTTTGGTTGCGGTGCTGGATTGCCGCGAACTTCGTTCGTCCTCGGGCTGTTGTATGCAGAGATTTTATAACACGTTAGTTAGAAGAGGAATTCGAGGAGTCGTTTTGGTTTCGGCATCTGATGACGACATTAATGAATTTATAAGGCAATTCCCGTTATCCACTCACCATGTACACGCTATAAGCTTGAAAGGATGCACTATAACAGATAGAGGTTTAGAAGCTATATTAGATCACTTACAg gttttgTTTGAACTAGAATTAACTGGATGCAATGAAATAACAGAGGCTGGTCTATGGGCATGTCTAACTCCACGAATTGTCTCACTCACGCTTACTGACTGCATTAACATTGCTGACGAAGCT GTGGGCGCAGTGGCACAATTACTGCCGTCATTGTACGAGTTCTCCCTACAAGCGTACCACGTGACTGACGCGGCTTTGGGTTACTTCTCACCAAAACAGAGTTCTTCACTCAGTGTGTTGCGGCTACACAGCTGCTGGGAACTCACCAATCACGGCGTCGTTAACATTG TACACTCGCTACCAAACCTGACGGTGTTATCACTGAGCGGCTGCAGCAAAGTGACGGACGAGGGCGTGGAACTACTGGCGGAGAACCTGCCGCGTCTGCGCAGCCTCGACCTCAGCTGGTGTCCGCGAGTCACCGACAACGCGCTCGAGTACATCGCCTGCGACCTCAACCACCTCGAGGAGCTCACGCTGGACAG ATGTGTCCACATAACGGACATAGGCGTGGGCTACATCAGCACGATGCAGTCCTTACAAGCGTTGTTCCTGCGATGGTGCTCCCAGCTACGGGACTTCGGCGTGCAGCATCTGTGCGGGATGCGCTCGCTGCAACTCTTGTCTTTGGCTG GCTGCCCACTGCTCACATCTGGCGGTCTATCGAGTTTGATCCAACTTCGGCAGCTTCGCGAACTAGAGCTCACAAATTGTCCGGGCGCGTCGCCGGAACTCTTCGACTACCTACACGAACACCTTCCGCGGTGCGTCATCATTGAGTAG